In the Borrelia turicatae 91E135 genome, one interval contains:
- the flgD gene encoding flagellar hook assembly protein FlgD, whose translation MGRVDYIDNLVGIGRAKEISNSKVQRGVKGNNLGRDDFLKLLITQLKYQDPTDPMKDKEFIAQMAQFSALEQMTNMSKSFESLSSVLGINKDLDLLGKIVEFEHVDGEIIKGKVTNIKTGIVPQIMIDGKYYVYNNILSVGLEE comes from the coding sequence ATGGGTAGAGTTGATTATATTGACAATTTAGTCGGTATAGGCCGAGCTAAGGAAATATCTAATTCTAAGGTACAAAGAGGTGTGAAGGGTAATAATCTTGGTCGAGATGATTTTTTGAAACTACTTATTACTCAACTTAAATATCAAGATCCTACAGATCCAATGAAAGATAAAGAGTTTATTGCTCAAATGGCACAATTTTCAGCTCTTGAACAAATGACAAATATGAGTAAATCTTTTGAGAGCCTCTCATCTGTTCTTGGTATAAATAAGGATTTGGATTTATTGGGCAAAATAGTTGAATTTGAACATGTTGATGGAGAGATTATTAAGGGTAAAGTTACAAATATTAAAACAGGAATAGTTCCACAAATTATGATTGATGGCAAGTATTATGTTTATAATAATATTTTGTCAGTAGGATTGGAGGAGTAG
- a CDS encoding flagellar hook-length control protein FliK, which translates to MDNVSKIIVSLPSLNKDFNFVNVGGIFSQAKKGVFSDLISSEIQNLSKFRDSILDFLKFLKSNGLISKDFKNISLKKPFAFEKFSDNGFVSDLKSLIKKVNNLFDFDSLKVLSESLSFDSELSDKIKILKNFEKVLSDLNILFDNVTSLFNFDVLSVDLNSNHRDLNIVKREREKNVIGIDVKNFKKNDSVKEFFNSGFRFRLIDSENCVRKYGLKETFDGLTESIGDLSSFNAKPVKGSFIGHIADNLMSEWNLKINHNIVNKAKIVLKSNDTGEIRLILKPKRLGSIRINLNLDSNNNLLGKIIVDNHNVRTLFEQNMYSISKMLNDNGFNTSLNLSLAGSGSGFFSGNFEDDVESQSSSLNKNNIFKIEDNVEISGDLEKSINFIV; encoded by the coding sequence ATGGATAATGTAAGTAAGATTATTGTTAGTTTGCCAAGTCTAAACAAGGATTTTAATTTTGTGAATGTAGGTGGTATTTTTAGTCAAGCTAAAAAGGGTGTTTTTTCAGATCTTATTTCTTCAGAGATTCAAAATCTGTCTAAGTTTAGGGATTCAATACTAGACTTTTTAAAATTTTTAAAAAGTAATGGCCTTATAAGTAAGGATTTTAAGAATATCTCTTTAAAGAAGCCCTTTGCCTTTGAAAAATTTAGTGATAACGGTTTCGTGTCTGATTTAAAATCTTTAATAAAAAAGGTGAATAATTTATTTGATTTTGATAGTCTGAAAGTTTTAAGTGAGAGTTTGTCTTTTGATTCTGAACTTAGTGACAAAATAAAAATATTAAAAAATTTTGAAAAAGTTCTATCTGATCTTAACATTTTGTTTGATAATGTAACTTCTCTTTTTAATTTTGATGTTTTAAGTGTTGATCTTAATTCTAATCATAGAGATTTGAATATTGTAAAGAGAGAGAGGGAAAAAAATGTTATTGGTATTGATGTTAAAAATTTTAAAAAAAATGATAGTGTTAAGGAATTTTTTAATTCAGGTTTTAGGTTTAGGTTAATTGATAGTGAAAATTGTGTTCGCAAATATGGTCTTAAAGAAACGTTTGATGGATTGACAGAATCTATAGGTGATCTTTCTAGTTTTAATGCAAAACCTGTTAAAGGATCTTTTATTGGTCACATTGCTGATAATTTAATGTCAGAATGGAATTTAAAAATAAATCATAATATTGTGAACAAGGCCAAAATTGTGTTAAAATCGAATGATACAGGAGAAATTAGGCTGATTTTAAAGCCCAAAAGACTTGGTAGTATAAGAATTAATTTAAATCTTGATTCTAATAATAATTTATTAGGTAAGATTATAGTTGACAATCATAATGTTAGGACTCTTTTTGAACAAAATATGTATTCAATCAGTAAAATGTTAAATGATAATGGTTTTAATACTAGTTTAAATCTTTCTCTTGCAGGTAGTGGTTCTGGGTTTTTTTCTGGTAATTTTGAGGATGATGTTGAAAGCCAATCATCTTCTTTGAATAAGAATAATATCTTTAAAATTGAGGATAATGTTGAGATTTCTGGTGATTTAGAAAAAAGTATTAATTTTATTGTTTAA
- a CDS encoding flagellar protein FlbA, which produces MNDLIFKKKIFEKILSIRTYDRKSSENALVNVNNKISKIEEFLEGISAGLNKLNNMDVFSKGNYLDYLTYRKGKELKKLEKLKHEYDKYHDIYLKKYGEEKKVDILIKTLNDTIIKEKVKSESLFLDEYVNYRICKKLGNNQ; this is translated from the coding sequence TTGAATGATTTAATTTTTAAGAAAAAAATTTTTGAAAAAATATTGAGTATTAGGACTTATGATAGGAAGTCTAGCGAAAACGCTTTAGTGAATGTAAATAATAAGATTTCAAAAATAGAAGAATTTTTAGAAGGAATTTCTGCAGGTTTAAACAAATTAAACAATATGGATGTTTTTTCGAAAGGAAATTATTTAGATTATTTGACTTATAGAAAAGGGAAAGAGTTGAAAAAGCTTGAAAAACTTAAGCATGAGTATGATAAGTATCATGATATTTATTTGAAAAAATATGGAGAAGAAAAAAAGGTTGACATATTAATAAAAACTTTAAATGATACTATAATTAAAGAAAAAGTAAAAAGCGAAAGCTTGTTTTTGGATGAATATGTTAATTATAGAATTTGTAAAAAATTAGGGAATAATCAATGA
- the motB gene encoding flagellar motor protein MotB yields MSLRDRKKRSKCAEGTPEYMLTYGDMVTLLLVFFVTMFSLNDIILKENVLKIMSASFTGSGFFKGGKTLDINKLSYLSNSFMSLPSTEKNKQASQASKNKSIIEFIEKIQSNRVIVRHYERGVVVSLLADAFFDSASAEVKLDDNRETIQKIASFIGFLDNQGYNFKIEGHTDNVDVNINGIWKSNWELSSARAVNMLEQILNYTDQSKIQSIESKFEVSGFAGSRPVATDDTPEGRAYNRRIDILITSDASLSSTKGINH; encoded by the coding sequence ATGTCATTGAGAGATAGGAAGAAGCGTTCAAAGTGTGCTGAAGGTACTCCTGAATATATGTTAACGTATGGAGACATGGTTACCTTGTTACTTGTTTTTTTTGTTACTATGTTTTCATTAAATGATATTATTCTCAAAGAAAATGTATTAAAAATAATGTCAGCTTCATTTACAGGATCCGGATTTTTTAAGGGCGGGAAGACCTTAGATATTAATAAGCTTTCTTATTTGAGTAATAGTTTTATGTCTTTACCCTCTACTGAGAAGAATAAGCAAGCTTCTCAGGCGTCTAAAAATAAGTCTATTATTGAATTTATTGAAAAGATTCAGTCTAATAGGGTTATTGTGAGACATTATGAACGCGGTGTTGTTGTATCTCTTTTGGCCGATGCTTTTTTTGATTCAGCTAGTGCTGAGGTTAAGCTTGATGATAATAGGGAAACTATACAAAAGATAGCTTCTTTTATTGGGTTTTTGGATAATCAAGGGTATAATTTTAAAATCGAAGGACATACAGACAATGTTGATGTTAATATAAATGGAATTTGGAAAAGCAATTGGGAGCTTTCATCGGCAAGAGCAGTAAATATGTTAGAGCAGATTTTGAATTACACCGATCAGTCTAAGATACAAAGCATTGAGAGTAAATTTGAGGTATCTGGATTTGCGGGAAGTAGACCGGTTGCTACAGATGATACTCCTGAAGGTAGAGCTTATAATAGAAGAATAGATATTTTGATTACTAGTGATGCTTCTTTGAGTTCTACTAAAGGTATTAATCACTAA
- the fliH gene encoding flagellar assembly protein FliH yields the protein MPKVLYKSKEVVNAVKLEFVEITNPIFKSLEIKRKENELCDIDSRSIKLRNELEDLMNQRAKLQEEIEREHEFAKKEIDAECSKILEEAKEQANKIVSFASERAEALQKEAENKKGAIEQESNLEIEKIVREHEERLKRELETEMARGRNEGYDAGFNKGREDCDKILGKLNSIISSLVAKRKEILESSGEHIMNLVMQIAVKVVKKIIDSQTGIVIENINEALKKVKSKTNIIIRVNLDDIDVVSHQKHEFISKFDFIKNLEVVEDVNIGKGGCIIETDFGEIDARISSQLDRIEEKFKNFSSIF from the coding sequence TTGCCTAAGGTTTTATATAAATCAAAAGAAGTTGTAAATGCAGTAAAGTTAGAGTTTGTTGAGATTACAAATCCTATTTTTAAATCGTTAGAAATTAAGAGAAAAGAAAATGAACTTTGTGACATAGATAGTCGTAGCATTAAGCTTCGCAATGAACTTGAAGATTTAATGAATCAAAGAGCAAAGCTTCAAGAGGAAATTGAACGTGAACATGAGTTTGCTAAAAAGGAAATAGATGCTGAATGTTCTAAGATTCTTGAAGAAGCTAAAGAACAGGCTAACAAAATAGTAAGTTTTGCTAGTGAGAGAGCTGAAGCTTTGCAAAAGGAAGCTGAGAACAAAAAAGGGGCTATTGAGCAAGAGTCTAATTTAGAAATTGAAAAAATAGTTAGGGAACATGAAGAGCGATTAAAAAGGGAACTTGAAACGGAAATGGCAAGAGGAAGAAATGAAGGGTATGATGCAGGGTTTAATAAGGGACGTGAAGATTGTGATAAAATATTAGGAAAGTTAAATAGCATAATATCTTCTTTGGTTGCAAAGAGGAAGGAGATCCTTGAATCCTCAGGGGAACACATAATGAATCTTGTTATGCAGATTGCAGTTAAGGTGGTTAAAAAAATTATAGATTCTCAGACAGGTATTGTCATAGAAAATATAAATGAGGCTTTAAAGAAAGTAAAAAGCAAAACAAATATTATTATTCGTGTTAATCTTGATGATATAGATGTTGTGAGTCATCAAAAACATGAGTTTATTTCTAAATTTGATTTTATAAAAAATTTAGAAGTTGTTGAAGACGTTAATATAGGCAAGGGTGGATGTATTATTGAGACTGATTTTGGGGAAATAGATGCACGAATTTCATCCCAACTGGATAGAATAGAGGAGAAATTTAAAAATTTTTCTTCTATATTTTAG
- a CDS encoding periplasmic-type flagellar collar protein FlbB, with the protein MNDCLSFLLRFFLWLFLVIFFLVFSFFLVDLFGIYQTRDYLPVYIRALLFKGDAQPPEYTHISLEEIRMIKEKEAIYIKGQQVEKLREELKKREDSLNKLEAELNQKQKDLDLKQKVIDDIVNKYKDEDANFAQAALYLINMPPKDAVKRLEELNDEIAISYMRKVEDIAKKEGRASIVPYWLSLMDSKKAAVLIRKMSVSSLE; encoded by the coding sequence ATGAATGATTGCTTGTCATTTTTACTTAGATTTTTTTTGTGGTTATTTTTAGTTATTTTTTTCTTAGTGTTTTCATTTTTTTTGGTCGATTTATTTGGCATATATCAAACTAGAGATTATTTGCCTGTGTATATCAGGGCTTTACTTTTTAAGGGAGATGCTCAGCCACCTGAATATACACATATTAGTCTTGAAGAGATTAGAATGATAAAGGAAAAAGAGGCGATTTATATTAAAGGTCAGCAGGTTGAAAAATTGAGAGAAGAATTGAAAAAGAGAGAAGATAGTTTGAATAAATTAGAAGCCGAACTTAATCAAAAGCAAAAAGATTTAGATCTGAAACAGAAAGTAATCGATGATATTGTCAATAAATATAAAGATGAAGACGCAAATTTTGCTCAGGCTGCTTTATATTTAATTAATATGCCACCAAAGGATGCTGTTAAGAGGCTTGAAGAACTTAATGATGAGATTGCAATATCTTATATGCGTAAGGTGGAAGATATTGCTAAAAAAGAGGGACGTGCGTCTATTGTGCCTTATTGGTTGTCTCTTATGGATTCTAAGAAGGCCGCTGTACTAATTAGAAAAATGTCTGTTAGTTCATTGGAGTAA
- a CDS encoding flagellar FlbD family protein, with the protein MIYVTKLNGDGYYLNPCHIESIEANPDTTILLMNGKKLIVKEDVVEVVDKIKMCRREIALLDRIIQENKGVEL; encoded by the coding sequence ATGATTTATGTAACTAAACTTAATGGCGATGGGTATTATTTAAATCCTTGTCATATTGAGAGTATTGAGGCTAATCCTGATACTACGATTCTTCTTATGAATGGTAAAAAATTGATTGTAAAAGAAGATGTAGTAGAGGTTGTGGATAAAATCAAGATGTGTAGGAGAGAGATTGCTTTGTTAGATAGAATTATACAAGAGAATAAGGGAGTTGAGCTATGA
- a CDS encoding motility protein A has product MNLASIVGWGVGFGAILISMAFTPTGLGVFWDLSSVFITVVGSFSALVASSEIPTVKRIPTYLGLFFKKSSFGKVFIIKTLVELSEKARKEGLLSLDDELDQINDPFFKSGMRLVVDGADPEIIRTMLYLELDQMQERHKIGADLFGTWAKLAPAFGMTGTLIGLIALLGNLEDRSALGSSMAVALITTLYGTIMANLMLLPIQIKLESIDIEEASVKTMIVEGILSIQAGDNPRILEQKLVTFLTPKDRSQLGSGILGGE; this is encoded by the coding sequence ATGAATTTAGCTAGTATAGTTGGATGGGGCGTTGGATTTGGTGCTATTTTAATTTCTATGGCATTTACTCCTACAGGATTAGGGGTTTTTTGGGATTTGAGTTCTGTGTTTATTACGGTTGTTGGTTCTTTTTCTGCACTTGTGGCTTCCTCAGAGATTCCCACTGTAAAGAGAATCCCTACATATCTAGGATTGTTCTTTAAAAAGAGTTCTTTTGGTAAAGTTTTTATTATAAAGACTTTAGTTGAACTCTCAGAAAAAGCCAGAAAAGAAGGGCTTTTATCTCTTGATGATGAACTTGATCAAATCAATGATCCTTTTTTTAAGTCTGGAATGAGACTTGTTGTTGATGGTGCTGATCCTGAGATAATTAGAACTATGCTTTATCTTGAACTTGATCAAATGCAAGAGAGACATAAGATTGGTGCTGATCTTTTTGGAACTTGGGCAAAGCTTGCTCCTGCTTTTGGAATGACAGGTACGCTTATTGGGCTTATAGCTCTTCTTGGAAATTTAGAAGACAGATCAGCTCTTGGTTCTTCTATGGCTGTTGCTCTTATTACAACTCTTTATGGTACAATAATGGCAAATTTAATGTTGCTTCCTATTCAAATTAAATTAGAGTCTATAGATATTGAGGAAGCATCAGTTAAGACGATGATCGTTGAGGGTATTTTATCAATCCAGGCAGGGGATAACCCTAGAATTTTAGAACAAAAATTGGTAACGTTTTTAACTCCTAAAGATAGGAGTCAGCTTGGAAGCGGTATTCTTGGGGGTGAGTGA
- the fliG gene encoding flagellar motor switch protein FliG translates to MEEQKEKEILGVSTLTGKQKAAILLVSIGSEISSKIFKYLSQEEIESLTFEIARLDVVTSDLKDSVLLEFKELMMAQEFIQKGGIDYARELLEKSLGTQKAVDIINNLGSALQSRPFEFVRRADPANILNFIQQEHPQTIALILSYLDPQKASFILSSLPTEIQTNVARRIALMDRTSPEVVREVERVLEKKLASLSSEDYTSAGGVDNVVEIINMADRKTEKFIIESLEEEDPELAEEIKKKMFVFEDIVLLDDRSIQRILREIDGQELAKALKSVDAPVQDKIFKNMSKRAAGMLKEDMEFLGPTRRKDVEEAQQKIVSLIRKLEEQGEIVISRGGEEDVLV, encoded by the coding sequence ATGGAAGAGCAAAAAGAAAAAGAGATATTAGGTGTTTCTACTTTAACGGGAAAACAGAAAGCTGCTATTTTGTTAGTTTCAATAGGTTCTGAAATTTCATCTAAAATATTTAAGTATTTATCTCAAGAGGAGATAGAATCTTTAACTTTTGAAATAGCAAGACTTGATGTTGTTACTTCTGATCTTAAAGATAGTGTTCTCTTAGAATTTAAAGAGTTGATGATGGCTCAAGAGTTTATTCAAAAGGGTGGAATAGATTATGCTAGGGAGCTTCTTGAGAAATCTCTTGGTACTCAAAAAGCGGTAGATATTATTAATAATTTAGGTTCTGCTTTGCAATCAAGGCCTTTTGAATTTGTTAGGAGAGCAGATCCTGCTAATATTTTAAACTTTATTCAACAAGAACATCCACAGACAATTGCTTTAATACTTTCGTATCTTGATCCTCAAAAGGCTTCATTTATTCTCTCTAGCCTTCCTACTGAAATTCAGACTAATGTTGCAAGAAGAATTGCATTGATGGATAGAACTTCTCCTGAAGTGGTAAGAGAAGTTGAGAGAGTGCTTGAGAAAAAGTTAGCTTCTTTATCTTCAGAGGATTATACTTCAGCTGGAGGCGTTGATAATGTTGTTGAAATAATTAACATGGCCGATCGAAAGACAGAGAAATTTATTATTGAATCCCTTGAAGAAGAGGATCCTGAACTTGCAGAGGAAATTAAAAAGAAAATGTTTGTATTTGAAGATATTGTTCTTCTTGATGATAGATCAATACAGAGAATTTTAAGAGAAATAGATGGTCAGGAGTTAGCAAAAGCTTTAAAATCAGTTGATGCACCTGTTCAAGATAAGATTTTTAAAAATATGTCTAAGAGGGCTGCTGGAATGCTTAAGGAAGATATGGAATTTTTGGGGCCTACTAGACGTAAGGATGTTGAGGAAGCTCAGCAAAAAATTGTTTCTCTTATTAGAAAATTAGAAGAGCAGGGTGAAATAGTAATCTCAAGGGGTGGTGAAGAAGATGTACTTGTCTGA
- the flgE gene encoding flagellar hook protein FlgE, whose translation MMRSLYSGVSGLQNHQTRMDVVGNNIANVNTIGFKKGRVNFQDMISQSISGASRPTDGRGGVNPKQVGLGMSVATIDTIHTQGSFQSTQKASDLGISGNGFFILRDGNNSFYTRAGAFDVDSNRCLVNPANGMRIQGWMAKSIGGEQVINTSADVEDLVIPIGDKESAKATEHITFACNLDKRLPIIEEGASEVDVARGTWVVNKTIYDSFGNTSVVELRVVKDTTTPNLWNATVLVNGETNSNFTIGFNNEGALLSLNGQAGQPGDLLEFPITFGVVNANAGEVGEQQTINLRLGNVGSYTDSITQFADASTTKAIIQDGYGMGYMENYEIDQNGIIMGVYSNGIRRDIGKIALASFVNPGGLAKVGDTNFSETSNSGQARIGETGLAGLGTIRAGVLEMANVDLAEQFTDMIVTQRGFQANAKTITTSDQLLQELVRLKN comes from the coding sequence ATGATGAGGTCTTTATATTCTGGTGTTTCTGGTCTTCAGAATCATCAAACAAGAATGGATGTTGTTGGTAATAACATTGCCAATGTTAATACTATTGGTTTTAAGAAAGGAAGAGTTAATTTTCAAGATATGATATCTCAGAGTATTTCTGGAGCGTCTCGTCCTACTGATGGGCGCGGAGGTGTTAATCCAAAACAAGTTGGTCTTGGAATGAGTGTTGCTACTATTGATACTATTCATACTCAAGGATCCTTTCAAAGTACCCAAAAAGCTTCTGATCTTGGAATTAGTGGTAATGGTTTTTTTATTTTAAGAGATGGTAATAATTCTTTTTATACAAGAGCTGGTGCATTTGATGTTGATTCTAATAGGTGTCTTGTAAATCCTGCAAATGGTATGAGAATTCAAGGTTGGATGGCAAAGTCTATTGGAGGAGAACAGGTTATTAATACATCTGCTGATGTTGAAGATTTAGTTATTCCTATTGGGGATAAAGAAAGTGCTAAGGCTACTGAACACATTACTTTTGCTTGTAATCTTGATAAAAGATTACCTATAATTGAGGAAGGTGCAAGTGAAGTGGATGTTGCTCGTGGTACTTGGGTTGTTAATAAGACTATTTATGATAGTTTTGGAAATACTAGTGTTGTTGAACTTAGAGTTGTAAAGGATACAACTACTCCTAATTTATGGAACGCTACAGTTTTAGTAAATGGAGAGACAAATTCCAATTTTACAATAGGCTTTAATAATGAAGGAGCATTGCTTTCTTTAAATGGTCAGGCAGGTCAGCCTGGTGATTTACTTGAGTTTCCTATAACTTTTGGTGTTGTGAATGCTAATGCCGGAGAAGTTGGTGAGCAGCAAACTATTAATCTTAGACTTGGTAATGTTGGTAGTTATACTGATTCAATTACTCAATTTGCTGATGCAAGTACTACAAAGGCTATTATTCAAGATGGATATGGTATGGGATATATGGAAAACTATGAAATAGATCAAAATGGCATAATAATGGGAGTTTATTCAAATGGTATTAGACGAGATATTGGCAAAATTGCGCTTGCTTCATTTGTTAATCCTGGGGGACTTGCAAAGGTAGGTGATACTAATTTTAGTGAGACAAGTAATTCAGGTCAGGCTAGGATAGGTGAAACTGGTTTGGCAGGCCTTGGTACTATTAGAGCAGGAGTTTTAGAAATGGCTAATGTTGATCTTGCTGAACAATTTACAGATATGATAGTTACTCAAAGAGGTTTTCAGGCTAATGCTAAAACTATAACCACTTCGGATCAGTTATTACAAGAGCTTGTAAGACTTAAGAATTAA
- a CDS encoding FliI/YscN family ATPase produces the protein MDIFFEGYSKMLDDVEPISLIGKVRKIKGLLVESLGPKCGIGDLCLIEQRSGKKIYAEVLGLNGSFVNLMAYEGFDGIEIGDQVCSLGKKLQINLSDELLGRVIDSLGRPIDNKGQFFCNYYKELSFSNINPLSRGVFSEQIVTGVKVLDGFLPVAKGQRVGIFSGAGVGKSTLLGMIAKNSKADVNVIAFIGERGRELNEFIKYDLGEECFKRSVLIVSTSDASPIARYKGAYTATLIAEYFRDCGMDVMLLFDSITRFANAKREISLSMGEPPATKGYPPSVFVEIPILLERSGLNSKGSITGFYTVLVEGDDFTEPIADNMKAVLDGHIILDRDLSDRGIYPSVNILSSTSRSLHRIVNFEKQKLISKIRNLLSIYKSYEDLIKTGIYIKGSNKEVDLAVAKYPKIIDFLSQGIQEEFDFENLDSELREILA, from the coding sequence ATGGACATCTTTTTTGAAGGTTATTCAAAAATGTTGGATGATGTTGAGCCTATATCTCTTATTGGTAAAGTAAGGAAGATTAAAGGTCTCTTAGTAGAAAGTTTGGGTCCAAAATGTGGTATTGGTGATTTATGTTTAATAGAGCAGAGAAGTGGTAAGAAAATATATGCTGAAGTTTTAGGTTTAAATGGATCGTTTGTTAATCTTATGGCTTATGAAGGATTTGATGGAATTGAGATTGGCGATCAAGTTTGCTCTTTAGGTAAAAAGCTTCAGATTAATCTTAGCGATGAATTACTTGGTAGGGTGATTGATTCTCTTGGTAGACCTATTGATAATAAGGGGCAGTTTTTTTGTAATTATTATAAAGAATTAAGTTTTAGTAATATTAATCCTTTAAGTAGAGGTGTTTTTTCTGAGCAAATAGTTACTGGTGTTAAAGTTCTTGATGGGTTTTTACCAGTTGCAAAGGGACAACGTGTAGGCATTTTCTCAGGTGCGGGTGTTGGTAAGTCTACTTTGCTTGGTATGATTGCTAAAAATTCTAAGGCAGATGTTAATGTTATTGCCTTTATTGGTGAGAGAGGCCGTGAGCTTAATGAGTTTATTAAATATGATCTTGGAGAAGAATGCTTTAAGAGAAGTGTTTTGATTGTTTCAACCTCTGATGCATCTCCTATCGCAAGATATAAAGGGGCTTATACCGCAACATTAATAGCTGAATATTTTAGAGATTGTGGAATGGATGTTATGTTGCTGTTTGATTCAATTACAAGATTTGCAAATGCTAAAAGGGAAATTAGTCTTTCTATGGGAGAGCCACCTGCTACTAAAGGATATCCCCCTTCTGTTTTTGTAGAAATTCCTATTTTGCTTGAGCGTTCAGGACTTAATTCTAAGGGTAGTATTACAGGGTTTTATACTGTGCTTGTTGAGGGTGATGATTTTACAGAACCGATAGCTGATAATATGAAAGCTGTTTTAGATGGGCACATTATTTTGGATAGAGATTTATCTGATAGAGGGATTTATCCTTCTGTAAATATTTTGAGTTCTACTTCAAGATCTCTTCATAGAATAGTAAATTTTGAAAAACAAAAATTGATATCTAAAATTAGGAATTTATTATCAATTTATAAAAGTTATGAAGATTTAATTAAGACGGGAATTTATATTAAAGGTTCTAATAAAGAAGTTGATTTGGCAGTTGCAAAATATCCAAAGATTATTGATTTTTTGTCTCAAGGAATACAAGAGGAGTTTGATTTTGAAAATTTGGATAGTGAATTGAGAGAAATATTAGCTTGA